The Pan troglodytes isolate AG18354 chromosome 1, NHGRI_mPanTro3-v2.0_pri, whole genome shotgun sequence genome includes a region encoding these proteins:
- the HMGCS2 gene encoding hydroxymethylglutaryl-CoA synthase, mitochondrial — protein sequence MQRLLTPVKRILQLTRAVQETSLTPARLLPVAHQRFSTASAVPLAKTDTWPKDVGILALEVYFPAQYVDQTDLEKYNNVEAGKYTVGLGQTHMGFCSVQEDINSLCLTVVQRLMERIQLPWDSVGRLEVGTETIIDKSKAVKTVLMELFQDSGNTDIEGIDTTNACYGGTASLFNAANWMESSSWDGRYAMVVCGDIAVYPSGNARPTGGAGAVAMLIGPKAPLALERGLRGTHMENAYDFYKPNLASEYPIVDGKLSIQCYLRALDRCYTSYRKKIQNQWKQAGSDRPFTLDDLQYMIFHTPFCKMVQKSLARLMFNDFLSASSDTQTSLYKGLEAFGGLKLEDTYTNKDLDKALLKASQDMFDKKTKASLYLSTHNGNMYTSSLYGCLASLLSHHSAQELAGSRIGAFSYGSGLAASFFSFRVSQDAAPGSPLDKLVSSTSDLPKRLASRKCVSPEEFTEIMNQREQFYHKVNFSPPGDTNSLFPGTWYLERVDEQHRRKYARRPV from the exons ATGCAGCGTCTGTTGACTCCAGTGAAGCGCATTCTGCAACTGACAAGAGCGGTGCAGGAAACCTCCCTCACCCCTGCTCGCCTGCTCCCAGTAGCCCACCAAAG GTTTTCTACAGCCTCTGCTGTCCCCCTGGCCAAAACAGATACTTGGCCAAAGGACGTGGGCATCCTGGCCCTGGAGGTCTACTTCCCAGCCCAATATGTGGACCAAACTGACCTGGAGAAGTATAACAATGTGGAAGCAGGAAAGTATACAGTGGGCTTGGGCCAGACCCATATGGGCTTCTGCTCAGTCCAAGAGGACATCAACTCCCTGTGCCTGACAGTGGTGCAACGGCTGATGGAGCGCATACAGCTCCCATGGGACTCTGTGGGCAGGCTGGAAGTAGGCACTGAGACCATCATTGACAAGTCCAAAGCTGTCAAAACAGTGCTCATGGAACTCTTCCAGGATTCAGGCAATACTGATATTGAGGGCATAGATACCACCAATGCCTGCTACGGTGGTACTGCCTCCCTCTTCAATGCTGCCAACTGGATGGAGTCCAGTTCCTGGGATG GTCGTTATGCCATGGTGGTCTGTGGAGACATTGCCGTCTATCCCAGTGGTAATGCTCGTCCCACAGGTGGGGCCGGAGCTGTGGCTATGCTGATTGGGCCCAAGGCCCCTCTGGCCCTGGAGCGAG GGCTGAGGGGAACCCATATGGAGAATGCGTATGACTTCTACAAACCAAATTTGGCCTCGGAGTACCCAATAGTGGATGGGAAGCTTTCCATCCAGTGCTACTTGCGGGCCTTGGATCGATGTTACACATCATACCGTAAAAAAATCCAGAATCAGTGGAAGCAAG CTGGCAGCGATCGACCCTTCACCCTTGACGATTTACAGTACATGATCTTTCATACACCCTTTTGCAAGATGGTCCAGAAGTCTCTGGCTCGCCTGATGTTCAATGACTTCCTGTCAGCCAGCAGTGACACACAAACCAGCTTATATAAGGGGCTGGAGGCTTTCGG GGGGCTAAAGCTGGAAGACACCTACACCAACAAGGACCTGGATAAAGCACTTCTAAAGGCCTCTCAGGACATGTTCGACAAGAAAACCAAGGCTTCCCTTTACCTCTCCACGCACAATGGGAACATGTACACCTCATCCCTGTACGGGTGCCTGGCCTCGCTTCTGTCCCA CCACTCTGCCCAGGAACTGGCTGGCTCCAGGATTGGTGCCTTCTCTTATGGCTCTGGTTTAGCAgcaagtttcttttcatttcGAGTATCCCAGGATGCTGCTCCAG GCTCTCCCCTGGACAAGTTGGTGTCCAGTACATCAGACCTGCCAAAACGCCTAGCCTCCCGAAAGTGTGTGTCTCCTGAGGAGTTCACAGAAATAATGAACCAAAGAGAGCAATTCTACCATAAGG TGAATTTCTCCCCACCTGGTGACACAAACAGCCTTTTCCCAGGTACTTGGTACCTGGAGCGAGTGGACGAGCAGCATCGCCGAAAGTATGCCCGGCGTCCCGTCTAA